From the Agromyces laixinhei genome, the window GACTGCCGGAGCAGGGTGCGCCGGGGATTCCCGGTGTGGTACTTGGTGCCCGATGGGGTCGTCCAGTACATCTCCAAGCACCATCTCTACCGGAGTGTCGAATGACGTCGTCGCAAGATCCGCCGCTGACGCGCCGCGAAATGCGCGAACGCGAGCGACTGCTGGAGCAGCAGACGAGTTCGGCGAGCCCGGAAGCCGCGGGGCAGACGCTTCCCGTGCCCGACGCGCCGCGTTCTGCCGCAGTGCCCCCGCCGCCGGTTCCGGCCGCCCCGGCCCAGTCGGCGCCGACGCCCGCGGTGCCCGCCCAGTCGGTGCCGGCATCCGCTGTACCGGCACCGTCGTTGCCGGTCTCAACGACGAGCCCGGTGTATGCACCGCCTCGCCCCGCCGGTGGCTTCGGTGCACCCGCTGCTCCGTTCCCCTCCGCTCCGCCCGTGCCTTCCGCACCGCCCGCTGCAGTGCCCCCGCAGAACGCGTTCGCGCCGCGACCCGCGGCGCCGCAGGCACCCGGAGCGGCTCCGCAACCACCGGCGCAGCCGGCGCCCGGCGCGACGAGTCCCGAACGCACCCTCACGCGCCGTGAGCTTCGCGACATGCTCGACGGTCATCAGGTCGACGAGTTCGACGACGCAGAGGCCGAAGCACCGGGCGCGACTCGCGAGCTGCCGGGTCGTGCAGCCTCGTTGCCGGTTTCAGCGCCCCCGATGCATCCGGGTCAGGCAGACGATGCGGCCGACTCGCCATCACCCGCCGTCGGGCACTGGACCAGTCAGCTGAACGCGCCGGCCGAGGCGGCTGAGCCGTTCGACCAGCTGCTTTCTCGCGGAGGCGTCAGCCAGGGCGTGCCGACGACCACCAACGCGCTGATCCTGCCGACGTTGCCCGACCACGGCTCGTTCGGAGCCACTCCGCTCGAGTCGAGCGAGATCATCGCCACCGGTTCGATCGACCTGCCGCGTTCCTACGGCGCAGCAGGCGTGCACCCGAGCCGCGTCGACTCCTCAGATGTCGACCGACTCTTCGACCAGGCAGAAGAGGTCAGCACCGGCGCTGCGCCGGTTGCCGCGACGCGTGCCATCAGCACCCAGGGCGCGGCCCGCGCCATGATCTCCCCGCCGAAGAAAGAGGGCATGAACGTTCCGCTCGTGCTCGCCGTGACCGCCGGCGTGCTCACGCTCGGCGTTGTCGCCACCCTCGTCATCGGCGCCGTCTCGGGGCTGTTCTGATCCGAGATCTCCATCACGCACCGGAAGTGAGCGCATGACAGCATCCGAACAGGCCCTCGAAACGCTCGCGCTGGCGGCGCGAGCAGCCGATTCGAAGGGCGGCGACGACCTCGTCGCGCTCGACGTGTCGTTGCAGTTGCCGTTCGCCGATGTCTTCCTCCTCGTGACCGGCAACTCCGAGCGCAACGTCGTGGCAATCGCCGACGAGATCGAAGACGTGCTCGGTCACGCCGGCACGCAGACGAGGCGCCGTGAAGGGCACAATGCCGGGCGCTGGATCCTGCTCGACTTCGGCGACCTCGTCGTGCACGTGTTCCACCAGGAGGAGCGGCTCTACTACGGCCTCGAACGGCTCTGGGCCGACTGCCCGGCGCTTCCGGTCGCTCCGCTGCTCGCGGCGAACAGCTGACCGGAGCGGGTCGCGCCGGTCGAGGGCCTGTCGATTTCGGTCGATTTCGTTCGCGGGTGGCGGCTGGTGTAAGCTCGATTCGTTGCTTCGAACGAGGCAGAACGGGTCTGTGGCGCAGCTGGTAGCGCACCTGCATGGCATGCAGGGGGTCAGGGGTTCGAGTCCCCTCAGATCCACCAAAAACCCCTGATGAATCGCAAGATTTGTCAGGGGTTGTCTCGTTGAAATCGGCCCGAAATGGGCCGTTGGGGCTGTTTTGGGTCTGTTTTCAGAACGATGACGGGCCTCGACAGGCATCCACATGCGAAGTCCTGAGACGGCAAGCATTTCGGCTTGATGCGCACTCCTAGCGAGTATGAACACATCAACGCATCCCACCGTCCCGGCATCCCGTTTCGTCGACGAACTCGGGGACTACCTGAGCGTCGACGAACTGGCGCAGTATCTGCAACTGTCCAAAGAGACCATCTACCACTGGCGTCTCGACGGAACGGGCCCGAAGGCCACCAAGCTCGGCAAGCATCTGCGCTTCAGTCGCGAGAACGTCCAGGCCTGGCTGCAGGCCCGAACGGACCGACGGTGAACGCGGCGATGGACTCCTGCTCTGCGCAGACAGAGGACGAAGGCCATGCCACGCAGCAGAATCGAACCCGGATCGCACGGGGAGATCACCTACCAGGACCTGCCCGACGGCCGCATTCGCGGCACCGTTATCTTCCGCCGCATGGACGGGAGCTATGGCAAACTCCGCACTGTCGCCACTTCGCGGGCGAAAGCGCGGAGGACGCTCGTGGAGCGTGTCGGAGACGCCTA encodes:
- a CDS encoding helix-turn-helix transcriptional regulator, whose translation is MNTSTHPTVPASRFVDELGDYLSVDELAQYLQLSKETIYHWRLDGTGPKATKLGKHLRFSRENVQAWLQARTDRR
- the rsfS gene encoding ribosome silencing factor → MTASEQALETLALAARAADSKGGDDLVALDVSLQLPFADVFLLVTGNSERNVVAIADEIEDVLGHAGTQTRRREGHNAGRWILLDFGDLVVHVFHQEERLYYGLERLWADCPALPVAPLLAANS